The Hypanus sabinus isolate sHypSab1 chromosome 19, sHypSab1.hap1, whole genome shotgun sequence genomic sequence TTCATTCGAAGATttgggagtctgaaatgtgaaGATTAACATTGTATTTACTTTAAGTTAGGTGCATGTACATCTCATGGTAGTGTGATGCcatatgcaattcacgtatttatacataAAACacgattatttaaatgaacaagaatgcttaatcaaacaacatatatacaaggttactgaaatattaaatacacaacactctttCTCCCAGCGTAATGATAAACTAAAATTCAATAGAGAATGCTTTGCAACTATATAACAGTATACTATCAACTTCCAAGGATAAATGGAACAATCCATCAGcacttccatgattagttgtcctcttgaattcaagcTTATAATTGTCTTCCAAGaagcagagcccatctctgctttTGTGTTGCTGCTgtcagtggaacacccttctgtgggttgaaaatggacaccagtgttTGATGATCAGAAACGagagtaaactctctcccatacagatactggttgaaatgtttcacaccccaaaccagactcaatgcCTCTTTGTCAATCTATGCATTATTTTTCTTTGCAGAGGTAAGGGAACGTCATGCAAAGACTACAGGGCGTTCACTCATAACATGTAACAAGACTGTACCTGTATCATAAGCTGAGGCATCACAGGCGAGTTTTCACaagatgatgtggatcataatgttttAGTACAGCATTTGATGTTacaatttcctttacctttttttttaaaactacctcacactgctttgcccACTGCTATTTCTTCTTGACCAGTAATAATGAGTATAATGGACAGGGCACAgtggccaggtttggcaggaacctgttgcaGTAATTAACTAATCTTAAAAAGGATTACAGCTTTGACATATCCTTTGTCAGCATCCACCATGGTTGAACTTTCTCAACACAATTGAGTAATCCTTATGTGTCAATGGAATAACAACAGTAAGTGATGTTTGCttcaaagaattcacacttgttccATCATGTTCTGAGCCCATGATCTTCTAAACCTTTCAACACAACCTTGAGAATTTGCatatgttccttgtcatcctcacagGAAACAATTATGTCATCCAGGTATCTCTGAACGCCCGGGCAGACTtgcagctttctgccagagtgcaggtacagatgctactccaaaaataagcctattgtaGCAATAAAGCCTTTTATGTGCTTTTAGTGAGAAACACCTTAGACTTTCTTGCACCTCCagctggaaacatagaaaacctacagcacaatacaggcccttcggcccacaatgctgtgctgaatatgtacttactttagaaattacctagggttacccatagccctctctttttctaagctccatgtacctatccaggagtctcaagagaccctatcgtatccgcctccaccactgttgccgaaagcccattccacgcactcatcactctctgcgtataatgaaaaaaacttacccctgatctctcctctgtagctactttcaagcaccttaaaactgcgccctcttgtggtagccatttcagtcctggcaaaaagcctctgactatccacacgatcaatgtctctcactaTCTTATCagatcacatctcatcctccggtTGGGGTCATCTGTAGGTAGGCTTCATCTAAGTCaactactttcagtactgggttcatggtgaccttaaaatcaccacagatcctgatagACCCATTCCTCCTGAGTATTGGAACACTTGCATTGCCCATAGGCCCCACTcaatcttggaaagaattccttcgaCTTCCATGCGATctggctcactggctactttgtcacagatggtataaagaaccagatgggctttgcaaaacttgggtatggcattttcatttaacactcttTTACCCCTGacttgtttgagttttccaatcccACCCTCGTCGCCAATGTTCTGTTTTGTAAATCCAAAACATTAGAACTAATTCAAACAAAGCCTCAGGAGCCCAAGATGTGGGTCTAACTTTGGGTGCTTTAAGCGAGCTGTGCATGTATCCCACggtagcatgatgatgtatgccattcacgtacttttgcATATAACCCATAACAAATTATTTAAGCAAAAAACAATGTATTAGAAGATTACTCAAGTATTTAATACAAAACATAGAATACTACTGCACAGAAACCACCCCCCCCaattggtccatctagtccaatgCCAAGTGTTACTCTGCCTAGTTTGACCGACCTGCACCCAACCACAGACCTCCACACTCCTCCCATCCACGTtcttatccaaacgtctcttaaatgttgaaatcgaaccctcAGCCCTCACTTCCACACTGGCACtgccctccgagtgaagaagttccccctgagGTTGCCCTcaattatttcacctttcacccttaacctatgacctttagttgtagtcttggccaacctcagtggaaaaagcttgtttgcatttaccctaactatactcctcataattttgtacaacaTGCCTCTAAAAACTCCCAAACTTTTGATAAATGTATCAAGAGATCTGAAAGTATGTTGTTTGTAACTCTCTTGCTTCTGATCTTAAACCTCGGTCCATTGTTTttcattccccctctctctctatgcCCCTCCTGATCTGATTTACCTCTGTCTCAATCTCCAACATTCCAAGCAATAACATACGTAGCCTCTCCTTGTGGTTCAGGCCACCAAGCCCAGGAAAACTCCTGGTGAATTTTCACTGCTCTCAAAGGCCTGGATTCAATAAGCTACATCCCTGGCTTTTCAAATCCAGCCTCTGTGGAGGGAGTGGATGTGCCTCCTTTCAAATGTAGGTGGAGTCTGGAAAAGATTGTGAGGCTTCAAAAGCAGCAAATGTAACCCCATCTTtaaggaagaggaggggagggagagggagataggtgggggggggggagtgacggaggagggagagggagaaagggagagatggacagaataAGGGTGGAGGGTGGAGAAAAAGGGTGAGGATTGAATGAGGGTTATGGATGATGGAGGAGAATAAGGATggagggtggagagggagggaaacagtgagggggagagggaagtaaATGGAGTGGTGCAATAGATGGGAAAGGAGGGAAAGAgggcgggagggggagggagagatggaagGAGTGAGGGATGCTGAGGGAGATGAGGGCAAGGAAGAGGAGGAAATGGATTGAGGGAGGGACGGAATTGGCAAAGCAAGAGGGTAAAGGGgttgggagagagggggagtcAGCACCAATGTGAAACTCTGCCAAGGGAATTTGGTTTGATAAATGTATTGGGCGTTTGGATAAAGGTGTAGGAGTTGGCACACGGTTGGAGGTTTCATTGAGTGTTCAGACGAGGGTGGGGGGTTCGATGAGGTTTGGATTAGGATAAGGGTTTTGATGTGGGAGTGAGTTTGGTTGAGGGTGGAGTTGGGGATTAGTTATTGTCAGATTAAACAGAAGATTTCCTGCCATGTTCGCAGGATCGGAATTGGGGAGCCAGACTCTgttctgtacccaggacacagcAGAGAGATTTCTGGCGTTCGGGATTCTTTGGAAGTCTCCGCCCCGTTGCAAAGGATGGATATATTTCCAAAGGAACTGATAGGGTCCTGGTTGTTCAGAAGAACAACAGGGGTAGGGGGTGAGGGGCGAAATGGCCATTTCTACCATCCCTTCGCTGCGGTTCCGTCAGTTCCCGGCCACGGCTGAAGGGCTTCGGCGCCTCCTGCTGCTCGCTTACAGTAGCAGGTGGAACTCgtagcaacacacaccaaaacgCCGGAGGACGCAACGTCGAGTTTCAAACCTCTCCCCACATCCCACCTCAGAAATACCGCTCAGATTGACTTACACTGGCGTCTCAaccctccccactctctgagaGAGGAAGTTGCTCCAAGGTTTCcccttcaatatttcacctttcactctgaaCCTATGATCTCCAGTTCGAGTCAAACCCAACCTcaattaccctatctatacctctcataattctgtatacctctatcaaacctgccctaCTTCTCCcacacttcagggaataaagtcctaatctattcaacttttccccgTAACTCAGGCCCTAAAGTCCTGGCAATTTCTCAAaagggcggcatccatcattaagaaccctcatcatccaggacatgccccatTCTCATTACTACATCAGGGCAAAGGTGtgagagcctgaagacccacactcaatgctttaagaacagcttcttctcctctgcaactgtatttctgaatggacaatgaaaccattCATCACCTTCTCCTCactatttgctctctttttgcattacttatttaattttgcaTATTCTTTACTGCAACTCCCAGTAAATGTTTGCATATTTcaatgtactgcagccacaaaacaacaagcttgggcattcaaccggtgtgcagaagacaacaaactggcaAATACAAAacgagaaaaataataaataaatcagcaacaAATATCCGGAGCAGGAAatgaagagtcctcgaaagtgaatccattggttgcCCGGAACATTTTGATGATTGGGAAAGTGAGGTTGAGTGAGGTTCACCCTttagttcaaaagcctgatgattgaagggtcaggattgttcctgatcctggtggtgtgagtcctgaagctcctgttccTCCATCCCGATGACAGCAACAAGAACAgagtggcctggatgatgggcgttcctgttgatggatgctgctttcctacaacaaccaacttaactgttcctgatcctggtggtgtgggacttcttGTTAACACAGAAGAATTAAAAGCTTCTGTCTTTCTCCACCGCTGTTCCCCCAATGTGTTCACCCTCCTTTCCATTCCTGGTCAGTAATCAGCTCCCCAGCTTTGTTGACAAGTGAGAGTTGTTGTGGTGGTACCACTCAACTTGGTGACCCATCTCCCTCCTGTGCACTCATCGCCAGCTCCAAGTCTTCCAACAGCAGCAATGACATTTGGTgactttatgtattgcaatgggTCAGGTGAGGAATTAGGGATTCATTGTCAGTGGGGAAGTAGAGATCTGTTCACTTGTCACTTTGAACAGGCTCTGACTCAGTGGAAGTTAGTCGAAGCCACGAAGAGGGCACGGTGAAGAAGGCAAGTTCCCCACATTCCTTCAATGGATAACAAGCTCCGAAAAGCCCCAACTTAAAGGAAATTGATAGGGTTGATAGTCGGATTGTGtagaacagagtaacacacacaaaatgctggaggaactcagcaggttgggcagcatcgacgaagaggaataaacaatcgcttcgtcgggactggaaaggaagtgggcggAATCCTGAATGAAAAGGTGCTGGCAGGGGAGGGAGAACAAGCTGccgggtgataggggaggccaggtgacttacctgtctgtaaggaatctccCTAGGTTTCCTCCTATATTCCAAAGATTTACATGTTGGAGtgagtaaattgtgggcatgctatgttagcactggaagcatggcgacatttgcaggctgcccccagcacatcctcggactatgTTAGTTGTTgatacaaacaatgcatttcactggatgTCTCAATgtacaagttcaaagtacatttattatcaaagtatgtatatacaaccttgggatttgtctcattacaggcagccacaagacaaagaaacccaacagaacccaatttaaaaaagaccatcaaacaccaaacgtgcagagagaggaaaaagcacatgtgcaaacaataaaagttagCGAACAGCACTCaaaatgaaagtgagtcctcagacacaaaactcaagaccagctggagtaggccacagcctcaaacGTAGTTCAGCGCTTAGCGGACTAAATGTCACGGAGCCATCAGCtacaaagcctggagcaggcGAAATGTTgtgagcctggagcaggccacagcctcagagcaGAGCAGGAGCAGAACTGGTCTGATCCTTGCctcgacaccctgccttttcaatccatctggcatTTAAATCGCCGGAACATCAGGTCATTCCTCGCAGCAGGACCCCGGCCCTGTTGTATCAATACGCCCTGGGCCTGGACCCCACTTCCACGTTTCCGCTTATACACGACCTTTCCCAATTAGCCCGGCACTTAAGATTGATCAAACTTCACTCTCAGTTTAGGTGGACAGGCCTCAAATCTGCCTCTCCTCCGCTCTGTACGCCCCAATTTTGTCTCAAATATAGCCTCAACCTCACGCCTTCACCTCGCACCCGCACACTTTAACCATCGACTCAACCTTGTCTTCATTCACCTTTTCAATGTTTGCAGTGGTCATTTACCATAATTTTTTACAGAAAAAGTTTTGTTAATAAAATATTCAGTTGTATTCCTTGTTTTGTTAAACGTCAGCAAGCAGTTGCTTACCTTCAGCAGTGTCACCTTAAACCAAAAGTTATAAAAACTCTATTCTCTTAAAAACTCTTATCGACTCAACCTACAATTTAGAGAGTCCTGCCCAAGGCCCTTTGCCCCTGTAATTTCTGAACTCTCTCCCACTgagctgtttatttatttagagaaacagagTGGGACAGGCCTGTACGGTCCAACAAGCCACGCTGACCAGCAACCcccctatttaaccccagcctaatcacaggacaatttacaatgaccaattaacctactaaccggcacatctttggactgtgggaggaaactggagcacccagaagaaacccacacaatcacagagaggacatacaaactcctcactgaccCCTCCCACAGAGAGATGCTCCCTCACTGACCCCCCACAGAGAtgccctcactgacccctcccacagagactctccctcactgacccctcccaCAGACGCCCTCACTTACCCCTCCCACAGAGAGATgcaccctcactgacccctcacacagagatgctccctcactgacccctcccacagagatgctccctcactgacccctcacaGAGACGCTCCCTCATAGACACCTCCCACAGACTCTCCCTCACTGATCCCTCCCACAGAGacgccctcactgacccctcccaCAGAGAGGCTCCCTCGCTGACCCCCCACAGAGAGACGCCCTCACTGACCCCTGCAACAGACTCACCCTCACTGACCCCCTACAGACGCTCCCTCACCGACACAGAGTGAGACGCTCCCTCTTTGCCCCCTCTTCCACATAAACTCTCCCTCGCTGACCCCTACCACAAAGAGTCGCTCCCTCAGTGACCCAATCACACACAGAGACGCTCCCTCATTGGATCCCTCTCTGAATGGATTCTCCCTCACTGACTTCCATACACATAGAAACGCTCCCTCACTATCACCTTACCACATAGACGCTCCATCACCGACCCCATTCACATGGAAACGCTCCCTCATTGAACCCTCCCTCACAGAcgctccctcactgacccctcacacAGAGAGACGCTCTCTCATTGAGCCCCTCTCCAAATGGACGCTCCCTCACTGGCCCCATTCACATAGAAACGCTCCCTAACTGCCCCCTCACCACAGACGCTCCCTCACCGATCCCATCCACAGAGAAAcgctccctcactgacccctccagACGGCGCTTCCCCCCCCGTTCTGCAAACTGAACACGTGTGACGTTTGAGACCGGACATGAGGTCATACGGGGCCCGCCAAGGGGCGGGGACTGACCGTGAACTTCCGGTCGGATCGACCCCGAAGGCCCGAAGCCTCGGGCTCAAGTTTGCCAGCCTTTCGGTGAGAGATCGGAGTTGTGGCGCCGCCGCTAGGCTGCAGGCTGGGAGCGATGCCGCGCAGTGTCGGCGGAGGCTAAGAGTCGGCAAAGCCCCCTAGTCCCCGAATTCGGCCTGACCCAGACAGCTGCCTCGGTCTCGGACGGCAGATACCGGCTATCCTCAGAACACGGCCCTAGGCTTCAGTGGCGGGCCCCAGGACCAGGCCTCGGGTTCTGGGCCCCATCCTCAGCCGTAGACCCAATCCGGAACTTCTGGCCTCCGTCCCGGGTTCGGCCCCATGGCTCTGGCCCCTGAAGGGCCGGCTGTGCAGGCCTGGTCGCGGGTGTCGGTGGTGGGCCCGCGGGCGTTGCGGGACGCGCTGGCCGTGCTGGCGCCCGAGTGCCGGGACTCGCAGAGGCAGCTGCTGAGCCTGGTGCAGGGCCTGAGGGAGGAGGGCTGCCTGCCCACCGTGCTCCGCAGTCAGGACGTTTACGGCTACACCTCCAGCACCTGCCGGGTGCCCCCCGTCGCCTCCTCGTCGCAGCCCAGGCCCAGTCCCCGGCAGCCCAAGCCCCAGGCCAGTCCCAGGCCGCCGCCGCGCAGAGGCTGGCTTCGCCCGCCGGCCTCTGGGGTCAGGCTGCGCGCCGTCCCCTGCCGGGAATCCCGCAGGCACCGCTATCCCGACAGGAGGGCTGGGGTCAAGAAGCCGAGCCGGGAGCCCCACCCCGGGGACAGGAGCTCCGCCGTGGAGGACAAGTCGGCCAACAGGCTGCAGCTGCTGAGGTCCAAGGTGATCAAGGTGGACGAGCCGTCCTCGGacgaggaggtgaggaggaaggcgCAGAGGATCCTGAGGGTCAACCTGTCACCCGTGGTGAAGATCAGGCCCATCACCTACCCCACCTAGCATGGGGAGGTGGGCTGCAGCAGTGGGACATCTCCTCGGGATTCTCGAAACCCTCCATGGCACCAGGGAGCAATGATCCGGACCTGGCATGTTTGGAGGTACAGAGCAGTGGGATAAGGGCTCAGGAACTACAGCATTTGGAACTGTGTGTCACTGGGGCAAAGACGCAGGGCCTGCAACATCAGGATATGTTCTGTGAAGTGGTAACGTTGAACCTGCATGTCATTGGGGCAGGCACTTGGGGCCTACAGCCTCCGGAACTGTACGATAATGGGTCAAAGACCTGGGACTTGAAACATCTGCAAAGGCCCAGCAAGGTGGCAGCAAGGTTCTGGTCGAATGACATGGGGCTTCATCTCTTGGTGGACATCTCCTGCCAATGGATTCTAGTCGACCATTGTCCATTGCTATTCCCTTTCGCACTTTAATTTGTCTTGGTGATTCAGATGTAGTTTTGGCACTTGGGAATAAGATGAAGGCTTGTCCTGTCCAGGTTCAGGGAGCTCTTGCCTCTGTGCCACCATACCTGCTCAGGAGTCAGGTTTTGAATTTTCTAGTACTTGATAGAAAATTACCGAGTTCTCATTGGCTGTAGGGAAAGTGCCAAAATTCCTGTACCTGTGCTTCCGCCTCGCAGTGTAGGTACACTCACACCTGACCTCAGCTTCCAGTGTGGGTCATCTCCATAGATACGACTCCAAGGATGCATAAACCATTTTTTCCACAACATATTTTTTCATATAATAGAGCACAAAATCAATCCCCCTCTGGCTTAAAGCGGACACTTGACCGTGGGAAAATAGCTCCAGTCGTACTTGAGAGTAGAGTTTGTCTCCAAAGTACTCGGGCAAAGCCCATTTTTAGCTCGTTAATGCTTGATTGTTCTGCAGAGGTTTTACCAACAGAAGCCCGTTTTGCTCCCGGTTCCATAAATTCCTAAATGACCTGTTTGGTTACTACTGCTGCCTTCTGTGGAGTGAATGTGTTTGATCAGGGCTTCCACTGCTGGGTTTGTGATAGAAAACTGGGAGCCGCTTGTCAACTGAGATGTGGTTAGCTAGGCCGCCTGTGTCACCTTTACTCTGGAGGTTCACGGCCACTGAAGATGGTGCTACTACCAAACATAATCGGTTTCCATCATTGTTCCCTCTCCACACGCACCCACCAGCCCCCTCCCGAACCCTGCGCTCACAACTTTCTGCCGTTTGTGTTCCTTCCTCCTCAGACTGTCCCTGTTGGGTTCCTGGAGATGAAGAGCGCAGAGACATGCTGGCTAGCCCATCACGTCCATGGGTTATAGAGAGAGGCTGAATAGGTTCGgggtttattccctggagtgtaggagagaggggggagattgGAAAgagaaattatgaggggtaaacacagggtaaatgcaaggaggcttttcGCACTGAGTAAacaccagtcctgacgaagggtctcgacccgaaactttGCTTCTTtcaacagttgctgcctgacctgctgagttcatccagcttgtttgtacgtcttgatttttccactgaggttggaagaaactaaaactagaggtcatgggttaagggtgaaaggtgaagtgtttaaaGGCAGGATGAGGaggaacgtcttcactcagagagtgttgagAGTCTGAAGTGAGTTGCCAGTCGGTGTGAGGGATGCAGGTCCAgtttcaccatttaagagaaatttggatgggagggcagtggtccaggtgcaggtcgatgggacaggTGGAATCACAGTTTGACacggactaggtgggccaaaaaCCCCTGCTTTGTGCTGTTGTTGTCTGTGACTGTAATAACTACTGCAGTAATGGGGTCTCACAGTTAGCATCAACCCAACTCCCCCAGCTGAGGATTCCTGACGATGGAGCACAGTCCAAGATCCAGCTGCCATTCCAAATCCATCCCTCACAACAAGAGATGCTTTCTGCGGGTTGTGAATGTTATGCGGCCCAAGGTTAACTAGTCCTCCAGGGGTGGGGGCATCTCCTGGACTGACGTACTGGTCACTCCATGGCAAACAGTATTCTTAACTCCAGCGTAACCTAGACTGATGTACTGGTCACTCCTTGGCAAACAGTACTTGTAACTCCTGAGTAACCACAGCCATTGGGGGGGGTCATGGGCGAAGGGACCGAAAGCCATCACCAGTAATAGGAGGGGAGTTTTGTGCCTCACAGTCCATGAAGGATTTCCAGCATGGAGGGGTTTCAGCAACTCGAGTCGCCCAAGGGGAGTAGTGTCAACGTTTTAAATGTCTGAAACATTGGTAATGACCTCAGTTCTAATTCAGCAACTGGCCTTTGAAAACCCACAATTCTGAGAATTAAGGGTGAAGATCTGAAATATtattgaaagaaaaaaagaaatattctGTGCATCTCGGACCACTTTAATGTATGTCTCTAGCCTCTGTAAATGTGAACTGTATTACTCCAGCTTTAATGGGTTTTAATCATTCTTTGTACGATTATAAATTATATAATTCAGCTGTATTATGAACAAAATCACTGTGACTTATCAACTAGCCGGCAGAAAGTTGGATTTgtgattttaaatgtttttaaagaTATTTGTGCcaatattttaaatgtttttgcaATAACTTTATGATGGAATGTGAGTGTTTTGCCGATTGCAGTGGGGCGTTAGATCGAGGGCAGTGTTTGTGTGGAAGACAGGATTTTATTTCCGATGCTTGGGATGGGTGTTGGTGACGAGTCAATCCTTCCCAACCCCTGCCCAGCAGACACAGGATGGCTTGGTTTAACGCCCTCCCCCCCCGGTGTGACCTCGGGTGTTTCAGTATCTGGCAGTTATCCGAGCAATGGGAATACTGAACCATGCTGTGCAgtacaggccctgcagcccaccatgcagaggcagagggatggcAGCAGGCCTCAGAGTGAGGGGGGAAAgcaggtcagaatcaggtttattatcactgacaagtaAAACATagagcagcacagtacaggcccttcggcccacaatgttctgctaaCCTGTTAACTTGATCAGactcaatctaactcttcccttccacataaccttccattttctatcatccatgtggctgcctccaccaccagcacTGGCAacatgttccacacactcaccactctgtgtgttaaAAAAAATACTACCTCCGATATCCCCCCCAACACCTTCcaacaatcactttaaaattatgttgtgaaatttgttttgtggcagcagtacacagcaatacataaaaaaatcacaatataatcactataaattataatatctGCTATTATCCCATCCCTACTTTCTCTGGCCACAGGCTAGGGCAGGTAGGAATGGGGTGACCACAAATGAACGGGTGGCTGCagagatggtgcaggggacaggactCCAGGTTCCTGGATCATCAGAACCTTTTCTGGGAAAGAGAGGAAAGAGGAAAGAGTTGcaactgaactggaggggaaccaatattgtGGCTGGACGGTTTGctattgagagttaaggggcaaaagtttaggggtaacacaagggggaacttctttactcagagagtggtagctgtgtagaacaagcttccagtagaagtggtagagacaggttcgattttgtcattaaaaaaaaattggataggtatatggataggaaaggaatggagggttatgggctgagtgcagataggtgggactaggtgagagtgagcattcagcatggactagaagggccgaggtggcctgttctgtgctgtaattgttatatggttatattgctacttgggagggtttaaactagttttgcaggtGCTGGGACCAGATCAGTAAGTGAGGGATTGAACAAGAAGGTAGATGTAGGGAAATTCAAAATAACAGGTCAGATAGATGAAccgtgtgtattttaatgcaaggaatattattggtaaaggtgatgaacttagggCATGGAACTACGATGTAACCATCACTGAAATTTCCTTGAGAAAGCAGCaagaatgggtgattaatgttcCAGGTTTTCAAAGTTGTAGCAAAGTTAGAGAAGGAGGTGGGGGGGTAGTTGCCCAACGAATCAGGGACACTCGGGAGACATAGTGGAGGGGTCAGATACTGAGTTCATTTGGGTAGAATTTGGGAATAGGATGTATGCAATCACGCTGATGGGAttgtgacccccccacccccccaatagtttctgggacattgaggaacagttatGTAATCAGAGTAAGGAAatgtaaaaataacagggttgttgtcctGAGGGATTTCAACTTCTCTAATATATATACACTTCTCTTAGTgtaaggagtttagatggggcaggctttggagggtttcttaaatcagtatGCAGATGGTCCAATGAGAGGAGGGACCGGGTTGGACATGGTTTGGATAATGAACCTGGACAGGCGATGGACCTTCCAGCAcgtgagcagttagggaacagtgacctgAACTCCTTATCTTCCAGGGTAGGCCTGGTCCTTGTGGGAGAGGTAAAAATTGCAGTAGGGCAAATTCCAAGGACATTAGGCAGGAACAGTGTTCCACTGGCAAATCCACATCAGACATGCGGAGGGGGTTTGAAGGTCAATTGCACAGGGTACAGGAAAGgtgtgttcctgttagaaggagagGGATAAAAAGATAAGAAAACCTTGGTGGTGCAgaaaggtgatgaatttagtggAGGAGAAAAAGTATGTAAAACTTAGGAAGTTAGGAACAAATGAAGCACATGAggagccagaaaagaactaaagaggcc encodes the following:
- the LOC132378133 gene encoding coiled-coil domain-containing protein 71-like, yielding MALAPEGPAVQAWSRVSVVGPRALRDALAVLAPECRDSQRQLLSLVQGLREEGCLPTVLRSQDVYGYTSSTCRVPPVASSSQPRPSPRQPKPQASPRPPPRRGWLRPPASGVRLRAVPCRESRRHRYPDRRAGVKKPSREPHPGDRSSAVEDKSANRLQLLRSKVIKVDEPSSDEEVRRKAQRILRVNLSPVVKIRPITYPTYGASSLGGHLLPMDSSRPLSIAIPFRTLICLGDSDVVLALGNKMKACPVQVQGALASVPPYLLRSQVLNFLVLDRKLPSSHWL